ttgTACCTGCaataaaaacacataataaaacacattatttcattaataGCATGGTCTCCAgtgtttaaatttgtttatttctattgtttataataagtttaaaaaaaaatttagatgtaaataaaacacaatatctttattaatttctatgtggtgctgaggatcgaacccagtgcctgaacCCACACATGTAAAGCAGGCGCCCAGCCCCTatataataagttttaaaagtatcACCTTAGTCTTCAGTTGATCAGtctgttcttttaacttttgacACATCTGCTTGCCTTGGCTTagcttttgaaatatataagtaCTTGAGAAGGGCTCTTTCTGAGAGGCGGATGACAACTTCAACAAATGTGTCTCAGTTTTTATTTCTACATAAGAAAGAACAAGTTTTGGCATCCATGCATTTCAACTCATCTCCATCTTATTAAGTACTGAAAACAGAAATCTGTGGCAGTAATCAGCCTTGCTATTCTCTTCTAGAAATTTTCAAAACACATAtcaaatcatatgatcatctcaatagatgcagaaaaagcatttgataaaatacagcacctctttatgttcaaaacactagaaaagctaAGGacagtagaaacatacctcaacattgtaaaagctatctatgctaagccaaggccaacatcattctaaatggagaaaaattgaaaacattccccctaaaaactggaacaagacagggatgccctctttcaccatttctattcaacatagtctttgAAACAAAGAAGTTTTAAAACTCTATACCTGTAAGAAAGTCTTGATGTTTGTGTACTGTAGGCTCCATCTGCATagttaaagaataagaaaacattaCTGTTGCAATTGACCAATTACACCATTATTCAGAATGATCAATAGGCTGCCTCCAGGACATCTGATGTGTTCTGGTCAAGAGCTGGGACCATGGTGCTTGGGTTGGATTCCACTATGACACTAATTTGCTAGGTGACACAAGCAATTGCCTCATCATTGTAAGCATCAAATTTCATGGTGGTGAAATGGAGATAGTAATAGAATCTACTATGagaattaaatgttaaatatttactataatatCAGGCATGTGCTAAGCATTCAGCAATACATCTTAGCTATCATTATGATCATGTTTGATACCAGAAGGTGGAATACCCAAACATTTCTCCTAAAATTATACTGTAAGCTCCATGACTCAGGAACCATTGTTGATCTTTCCAGCAGCTCTGTTGTGGTCCTTTCACTAACACCAAACATGTTCTAGGAATTATAATGTGCCATGCACTCCAAAATATGTGTCAAGATAGTGGTTGTTTTATGCTCACCACAGGCTAACTGTTTTAATCCCACAATGAATCACCTTGAGGGTCTTCCCATTGCTCCCAGCATAAAGCTCAGAAATACACAGAGGCCAGAGAATGAAATGGCAGTGGTAAAAGTAGGCTGTGGTCATTATGAATATCTCCAATATAGGCTGGATGTGAAACCTAGAGCGTTCAGTTCTCTAGCTTGAATTGACAggactgaaaagaaaaaacaacaacaacaacaaaaaaaaaaacagatgcctGATCTCAAACTGCCATTGCCAGAGAGAGATGAGCCTGATATCCATTCTCCTTCTACTAACACAGGAGACTGAGAACTGGGAACAATATTAATGTTATCCTCCAAGTAGAACAGGAAccctgagaaatgcaaattaatctaccttgagatttcatcccactccatttagaatggcaatcatcaagaatacaaataacaattgctggcaaggatgtgtgggaaaattatattttgttagtGGGGCTGAAAAttaattagtacaaccactttggaaagcagtgtggcaattcctcaaaagactaggagtggatctaccatatgacccagctattccactcctttgtattttttattcaaaagaagtaaaatcagcatactatagtgacacatgcatacacatgtttgtagcagcacaattcacaataggcaagtTATGGAAcaagcctagatgtccatcaacagaggaatggaaaaaactgcggtatatatacataatggagttttactcagccataaagaagaatgaaatcatggcatttactggtaGATGGATGGAACTAAGTGACTAATCTCTACTCAGAAAGTCgaggattgaatgttttctcttatatgtggaaactaggTGGGgggagcaaaaataaataaataaatgggatctcacaaaaatagaagggagaccagtagagtagaggaaggggttAGAAAGGAGGGGTGGAAAGTATGGtaaggggaaatactagggaacaaaatctaccaaattatgctatatccACATATGAACATACTATAATGAATCCCGCCTTagctatataattataatgcactaattaaaataataacaaaagaaagatcagtaaagtagagcaAGAAgattgggggagggaggaggaaggaaaaaggaaagtactgaggaatgagattgaccaaattatgtgcatgtacaaatatagcataatgaatcccactattatgtatagttataatgcaccaattaaaaaaaaagaacacgtAACCCTGAAACTTCCCAATACCATAAAGGTATAGATTTCTCCAAGACTTAGGGAAGCATTGTTGTCACCACCAGGTTGGCTGCTGGCTCCAGGTTGTGTCCGGGAGGTTCCGGTTCAAATTTCCCAGTGTTGGGTTAAATGAGGGATGGAAATTGAAACAGGTAGACCTTGCTATTCAGTCCAGGATGCCCTTCATAAAAGGCTGAAAAGAAATTTCATACGGTCCTGGGAAAgtgacaaaagaactaaaatgttcactttgatctttttatttctcccagtactaaggattgaatctagggcctcacacatgcaaggcaagcactctaccacttatcTATATccataatcctttttattttttattttgagatagggtattgcTAACTttccaaggttggccttgaacttgtgatcctcctgcctcagcctctcaggtaaCAGGGATTACAGTGgatgcctcagcacccagcctaCTTTAATTATTAATGTGAATTTGCCTTACTATTCTCCCTCAAATGATGAGATCCTCAGCCTCATCACATTGGAAAGTTGGGTAAGGGATGAGAAGAGGGGATGTGGGGCAATGGGAAAAGGCATAGATTAAGCATTAACAACGTTTTGTATGAAGTGGTTACCAATGTAACAGTTTGTATGGTTTGTTAGACAACGTTTGTATGGaaattagacaaaggaaagacGAAGATAATGTTGCTGCCCTCTGGAGTCTTAAACTCGAGTGGGAGAAAGAGTTACCTCTAAATTATTTTGATCCAAATCAGGCTGAGATAAAAGCTCTGACAAAAGTACTAAATAAGCAAAGGACAGAAATAACTGTGATTTTGCAGATTTGAAAATTTACACGGTCCAGGGGAAATTGAAGGAGACCATGAAAAGGAGCAGGTCTTTGGCAAGTGGAGATGGGATGCTTCATGGAAGGTAGGAGCTCAGAGAATTCGGAGGCTTAGAAGAGGTTTAGGCTGGCCAGGTAACTGAAGCTGAGTTTAGAAGGTTAGGATGAAGTAAGAATACTAAAGGGGATGCCCCGCTTGAGGAATTTGGATTTCACCCTCTTGTATGCTGTTGTATATTTGGCCCATGATTCTTCTCTTGAGAATACCACTGAGCTTCTGAAAGGTCAAGTCACTCGCCCCCATGGTCCCAGGGAGCTGAATGAGACCTCAGAACCAGAACAAAGCCCTACTCACCCTCCAAAAACCCACCCTGACAGAGATGACCAGTAGTCCCAGTATATATTTACAGGAGACTCTTTTCATTTACCTGCATTTGTTGTGAAGGTTTTGTACTTTCCCCTTTCTGCTCCGGATGTTGTTTTTCAACATACTTTGACCTAAACATGGTTTCTAAAATATCTTGCATGATTGCTGATTTGTTTCTCAATTTAGGAGAAAAACTGGCTGGCTTAGTCATTGTAAGTGACTTATTCATTATGTGATTTTTAGGGATTTTCATTTTGAGAGCAACTTTAGAGAAATCTGGCAGCTGGCAATGAACTTGACCTTTTCCATATTTGAAGTCATTGCTTGAAGTTGCTTTTTCTGTCAACTGTTTCTGGGGTGTCTGCCGTTGGCAACTTTTTTGTTCATCCTGTGGACCCTTGATTTtagttagaaaatttaaattttcgtGATGGTTGCTATTTGCAGTCACAACTGGCTTTTCTAAATCACAGGTATTTTCTTTTGCCATGATAGGAGAACAGGTGGGCTTACTGCTTTTTTTGACATCTCTTTTGGGGTTGAGTTGGTCAATGAATTCTGAGGTTTGTGCTTTGGGGAAAGAATTCTTAACATAacgtgaaataatatttttaataaaagctgCTTCATCAAAACAGTCACCATTACGTACCTCTGGGAGAGTTTCAAAGTTAATACCTTGAACTCTTAGTAATTGCTCTTTAGAAAGATGATGGAGTAAAATATCAGAAATGTTTGACTTTGGAGCAGCTCCTTTAGTAGCTTGAACATGAAGAGTCATGGCGCGTTGATTCTCTTTATCACACTTTTTATTGGTAGCATTTTCAGTAACTTTATCCCACGTCATGGCCCTGGCTGTATTTCTGTATGTTTCAACATGGGCAGCCTTTACTTTAGGGTCATCTCCTATTGGAATAACATTGAGGGTGTTAGTATTTCCGGTAAAATTGTAATCATTGCATATGTTCATTTGGGAGAGATCACCATCATAAGGTAAATCCTCCTGTTGCTTATACGTTGTATCTTCTGAAAAATCGTTTTCATCCATGATAGGGTAGCCTGATGTTTCTTGACCTCTGCTGCCTGGTCCTGCTGTCCTTGTCATGATAGTATATCTGGTTTTCATGGATTGTCTTCATTGTGCACCTTCTTCTATGGGAAATGAGAATAGCCACATTGTTAAATATATTAGAATAATGTACTATGATTAATTTGGTGTCTACGCTGAACGAAATGCATGCTtttcaattagagaaattcaGTTATAAACATGAAGGCAGAAAACTCAGCCAAGAGCTAACTCACCTTAAATATTCTATAATagtaaaggaaaacaattttccttctttttttttttttttttcagtgctggggataaaacctagggccttgtgcttgctttgccactgagctccatctcccaTCCTCATTCATTAAATTTTGAAGGAGACATTGGTCTATAGTTAATGGCCAAATCTTTATTATTGTCCCTTAGGAAATATTATTTGTGTTTGTTCTctcaaaatgagaattttttaaaatattttttttagttgtcaatggactttatttatttatatgcggtactgagaattgaattcagtgcctTATACATCTAGACAAGTGCCCCAAATAGGAATTTGGAATGCAAGGAAAGGaggaatatttctttcttttcttttcttttttttttttggagggggggagaccagaggtgctttacctctgagccacattcccacatccccaccctttttttttctattttgagtcagggtctcactaagttgatgaggctggctttgaacttttgatccttctgtttcagctaCCCCAGTTGCTGGTATTATcagtgtgcaccactatgcccagcttaaAGGATGAATTTTACAATACCAAGGCCTTCATTTATCCACTCATTCCTGAGTAAGTCATGTGACATTGAAAGCCAGCTTAGCTTAAATATAACCACCCACCTTCTCTGTTCTGGTggaagtgtttgtttgtttgtttgttttagttgtagatgaacacacatacttatttttatgtggtgctgaggatcgaactcggtgcctcacacatgccaggcaagtgccttaccactgagttacagcctcagcccctctggtgggagtt
This genomic interval from Urocitellus parryii isolate mUroPar1 chromosome 11, mUroPar1.hap1, whole genome shotgun sequence contains the following:
- the Aknad1 gene encoding LOW QUALITY PROTEIN: protein AKNAD1 (The sequence of the model RefSeq protein was modified relative to this genomic sequence to represent the inferred CDS: inserted 1 base in 1 codon; substituted 2 bases at 2 genomic stop codons); protein product: MDENDFSEDTTYKQQEDLPYDGDLSQMNICNDYNFTGNTNTLNVIPIGDDPKVKAAHVETYRNTARAMTWDKVTENATNKKCDKENQRAMTLHVQATKGAAPKSNISDILLHHLSKEQLLRVQGINFETLPEVRNGDCFDEAAFIKNIISRYVKNSFPKAQTSEFIDQLNPKRDVKKSSKPTCSPIMAKENTCDLEKPVVTANSNHHENLNFLTKIKGPQDEQKSCQRQTPQKQLTEKATSSNDFKYGKGQVHCQLPDFSKVALKMKIPKNHIMNKSLTMTKPASFSPKLRNKSAIMQDILETMFRSKYVEKQHPEQKGESTKPSQQMQMEPTVHKHQDFLTEIKTETHLLKLSSASQKEPFSSTYIFQKLSQGKQMCQKLKEQTDQLKTKVQEFSKKIKQDPFCHLKEKRMVLKKLQEHLEVLEQELLATKEKHLGLQQQIHKHECPTVDDFDPNRKVEGKIFKLEVLLEDVREKIDESKCTSALCLPVSSPIFLDDLASTASSSSNEEDPSSTRGRQKRAEMMTSSPSCAFCSRLLEWKQNTEKKGHRQMDCGRLSVVIHEKALRQRSTLGSDTEPRFCSGSDTGWQRNKCEDCGNNILNYQNVCSKEPLNEFYYRYNTPGQNYLNHSRKGAFVQSSDENKNSSPLCPKPKRICSQRVNSKFFQGEHEPTPGKXKEIXNLKTFMTYSSDXAIPLLLFHSFRIPGSKSLCGFSGSEETESKILNSALDHALKTATILKKTTDQMIKGIAEDLAKAERWRNQLKYY